One Solirubrobacter pauli DNA segment encodes these proteins:
- a CDS encoding CsbD family protein: MGDGAADDAKGRAKEAAGALTGDDDLKREGKVDQATGTVKDKVGDASDKLKDAVNRD, translated from the coding sequence ATGGGCGACGGTGCCGCAGACGATGCCAAGGGCCGCGCGAAGGAAGCCGCCGGTGCGCTGACGGGCGATGACGACCTCAAGCGCGAGGGCAAGGTCGACCAGGCGACCGGCACGGTGAAGGACAAGGTCGGCGACGCGAGCGACAAGCTCAAGGACGCCGTCAACCGCGACTGA
- a CDS encoding polymorphic toxin-type HINT domain-containing protein, giving the protein MSARATTAAPLAIGRPATTEAGDGRALPVVKSAPATSAVATGKAAPIDLRWRGGSRGGFALANPPAEVRVGATATDGATFVGTGVAFAPHGAADVRGRHVDATVFFANVQRDTDYLVAPRGGGLEAMWALRSSASPERLVLDYRLGAGSSLRTSQDPDLAAVVVRGGKTVAMTSAVVAFDADRRPVPVTTSVVGDRLVVEVDHRGRDLRYPLLVDPTTYTWASGTSSEHWAFASVGEWGSGPISTTLEIATINETATGDWAEWTYTAPGTGYVISLDGGVVSDYMLPGVSDSSVGLRRSNGVWAVPPVQTDGIYGEYDAVQVCLVSSCGEPAAGDSPTNALSYFSGTQAVFRVDQQQDNSDTLNDGWETGDATLVLDDPEVPTLSNVITGASGTGTTRTASATVTDPGLGPVRLEVLKDNVVVSTVNRSCVPEAGACTGTWSPSINYSLSGTSQGSTATFGLRAYDAAGHVSTTTSWTVNTDTEAPTLTLGGSVNNPVSGGWDLAISGNDGSGSGVKRVHISVDGVAQTPTVVSCPSSCPQFYSTSFVLDRQLYSEGLHAISVRLEDAVGNLSAPQTRNVYLIHEDGFDRAQLGLENYFAYESTPTGAGTAAHVNAANGNLVWHSTPIVNPGRGLSSVVNLTYNSLDRGGYVNSLIRDGGTAVVGQTTNQSRWLGGLAYGEVGVGFSLGISGLTRLNEPLRRISGGSLDEPQLIMLTDVDGTVHTFSRDGTTSRYNPPAGVELAFRLHSTSDPARRYAATRPDGVTFYFDTDGYQTFITDRNGNSIRFDYEKYSKVTGNVSDCNGSPSANLLCSKRVIRVVDAYGVQHGGAEVDKRSIKITYKSGPVLPIGSLTPDAVALTGSVGGRPDKIARIVDHAGRVTDFGYDGNGYLTTLTQGEVLNPGGPSNTDHVRTTTFTYAGSGVNRQLASVVDPRGHDTTFNYETAAAPGPTGVKSFGQRALGATNRRDNATTFAYGTNTFTATAPGAVDTTYLTDSVGRVQEITDELGTLTELDWSNDNYMTRYKTAANFSAQAAETEITYTRLGDPLTITDPLDRVTTLSYRFGTEAGPTNGGLDDGTQYVTDLTSMRRPARGNIALFPAPTVTFGLDNAGNVTSRTYAGLAPAETNYGSYGLVNWEEDEHDNRTSYSSHDANGDPTVVVDARQNAGESGYDGTWRYSYDPVGNLLAVTDPRGGTSATPGEPYTTSFVYDPFDRVVESWTPKCTGPLATPQNPGGCQSEQWIQRLTEYDPNGNPTQSTDGEDEQTDREFSAMDAVTVELAPAVNHYGEQDPAREKTTYDYDARENITLVTSPEGNQSEGVAGDHATAYEYDLIDRLVVEQRQERGSATSNLITSYAYDRRDNVIGVSDPLLNKSGDPKANAATSSKQRWAYAYDLADNRVDATENPDGSGGVPALRTHTTYDANDNVQTMVSPRGMTVSGPNASAALFTTSYVHDVHDDVISMTRGGQRTTAYARRDDGQITAITSPRGVASTTVVGDFQTQYTYDANGDVASVTLPRAPGQVPSRAAKIKYGRNAVGDPVDVKDPRGNDEGGAPAPPEHYFSNRFYDTGELRWTDRPSWWTVELGAAMEVRERTPDEWILFDGSQPALPTGPGDFGKVTGMPLPELLPRSGGTDVRYDEEMRLESVVDVAGKVVDLQRDALGRVKAVEYPYKADNAQTPANDPVRITNRLGYDRNGNLVMTEDGEEHRTVTQFDQFDRWIQRTAPGAAPDGGAPTGSGPSTFEDEVTEATWDENGNQTTYENARHKTTSRTYDPVDRLQSATDPLGHVTTYGYDADGNETCVRTPRGNTSISRDCAAGDFATTSAYNEFDELATVTQQADYTGESDQVITTTYAYDLDGNQITVTAPGARRGPDGDIRAQITERRFDGAGRPWITIQGTKSTVGESFDDRSVTITEYDLAGNLRRVVNPKGAPDPDDIDLNNPAVALAQLTTDNGAEIPPTGNNPPGTSANYHATIFSVDEDNLLIRTWLPVGGRDSDDGERWRQLFKRDERGRVEYIDAPYKDSTAKRARTGYFYYDNGWIRESSDEHVVNPADTTSVKDGAFTYEYDKRGSQTRWDASGPRSVERAYYPNGLLLRRVATGDDTGPRRYSYGYNANRDVVRIRDTNAHRETHTTYDDADRRLEVNQIDDSAGDDWEVDKDTKYSYDDDGNILTRRTDGNISGSSYSGGKLATFEYDSLGRERKVTIDTDGQADRITRTTWWASGRKANVIRQNGEVCQRTYFDTQGRVTARGRTTNADERGCEHVETRYRHYEYDTNGNRIDEYRWNTGNTTKEHYNRHEYNSRDQLVWWKRGVDARPVDGENLENSTVKYKLNGAGAILEQLDEREDDHTIETKFDVTAFRMTSATVEDSKTNPDDPETRYVKYDAAGNMGCLGTTDDSAPNDVSTCPGGDRYKYDGFSRLSSTDTPGTDKQYRYDGLDRREQECSLSGSACAAGTQLDYSFVGLGEELSWTREPGASSGKVQSFDYDSDFGRIGQATDSNTDHSYHSYFTDPANGTVIGLEDTTGAIGTNDRYDLDPYGKQENKDTPSAEAGENPFRFQSHYFDSGLQAYDMQARSYLPNIGRFLTADRFEDALGDFALQSDPLTQERYAFGAGNPVNRVEFDGHGPGSEGGAQPIIQSKDGTTQRKREGWSETPEQQAARHDTFNGQSAADAYNKNQANAGAQAAGGAAAAAQPKATPQPEANCDHGIGCRGPIIYSRERQRELAEGRKAFIEGVKFVVGDNPVEIASNFAGGPLGRVVGKVGGKVVMKYGDDVWDAGSKAFSKSDEAVDANRARKRSDQVSDCAMSFGAATPVLMADGTLRAISEVQVGDWVTATDPVTGQQSPRQVLAVWRHDDTLVNLTIGGEALVTTEDHPFWNQSDLEWQDAADLVSGDSALTADGGTVAVGGLDPASLRQGRAYNLTVEGVHTYHVGTASVLVHNANQCRVVPNFNEGIYVVTKAGGPNKGKQYVGQSGNISRRMRQHVRAGKFTQAEANAAARIPVPGGKTKREVAEQKLIDTLGGLKGGNLLNKVNPVGDKRIGSLMPPGYTR; this is encoded by the coding sequence ATGAGCGCACGGGCCACGACCGCGGCGCCGCTCGCGATCGGGCGTCCGGCGACCACCGAGGCCGGCGACGGGCGCGCGCTGCCGGTCGTCAAGAGCGCTCCGGCCACCTCGGCGGTCGCGACGGGCAAGGCGGCGCCGATCGACCTGCGCTGGCGCGGCGGCTCGCGGGGTGGCTTCGCGCTCGCCAACCCGCCGGCCGAGGTGCGCGTCGGAGCGACCGCAACGGACGGCGCCACGTTCGTCGGCACGGGCGTCGCCTTCGCACCGCATGGCGCCGCCGACGTCCGCGGCCGGCACGTCGACGCGACCGTCTTCTTCGCCAACGTGCAGCGCGACACGGACTACCTCGTCGCGCCGCGCGGCGGCGGCCTCGAGGCCATGTGGGCGCTGCGCAGCTCCGCGAGCCCGGAGCGGCTGGTGTTGGACTACCGGCTCGGCGCGGGGTCTTCGCTGCGCACTTCGCAGGACCCGGATCTCGCCGCGGTCGTCGTCCGCGGCGGCAAGACCGTCGCGATGACGAGCGCCGTGGTCGCGTTCGATGCGGACCGCCGGCCCGTGCCGGTCACGACCTCGGTCGTGGGGGACCGGCTGGTGGTCGAGGTCGACCACCGTGGCCGTGACCTGCGCTACCCGCTGCTGGTCGACCCGACGACGTACACCTGGGCGTCCGGGACGTCCAGCGAGCACTGGGCGTTCGCTTCGGTCGGCGAGTGGGGGTCCGGGCCCATCTCCACGACCCTCGAGATCGCCACGATCAATGAGACGGCGACCGGCGACTGGGCCGAGTGGACCTACACGGCTCCAGGGACCGGATACGTCATCTCGCTCGACGGTGGCGTCGTCTCGGACTACATGCTCCCCGGCGTGTCCGACAGCTCGGTCGGGCTGCGGCGCAGCAACGGTGTGTGGGCGGTGCCGCCGGTGCAGACAGACGGCATCTACGGGGAGTACGACGCGGTGCAGGTCTGCCTGGTCTCCTCCTGCGGCGAGCCGGCCGCGGGCGACTCCCCGACCAACGCGCTGAGCTACTTCTCCGGCACGCAGGCCGTCTTCCGCGTCGATCAGCAGCAGGACAACTCCGACACCCTCAACGACGGTTGGGAGACGGGCGACGCCACGCTCGTCCTCGACGACCCCGAAGTGCCGACGCTCTCGAACGTCATCACCGGCGCGTCCGGCACGGGCACGACGCGCACGGCGTCGGCGACCGTGACCGACCCCGGGTTGGGGCCGGTCAGGCTCGAGGTGCTCAAGGACAACGTCGTCGTCAGCACCGTCAACCGCTCGTGCGTGCCCGAGGCCGGCGCCTGCACGGGCACCTGGTCGCCGTCGATCAACTACAGCCTGAGCGGCACGTCCCAGGGCTCGACCGCGACGTTCGGGCTCCGGGCCTACGACGCCGCCGGCCACGTGTCGACGACCACGTCCTGGACGGTCAACACCGACACCGAGGCTCCGACCCTGACCCTCGGCGGTTCGGTCAACAACCCGGTGAGCGGCGGTTGGGACCTGGCCATCAGCGGCAACGACGGCTCCGGCAGCGGCGTCAAGCGCGTGCACATCAGCGTGGACGGCGTCGCCCAGACGCCGACGGTCGTGTCCTGCCCGAGCAGCTGCCCCCAGTTCTACTCGACGTCCTTCGTGCTGGATCGGCAGCTGTACTCGGAGGGCCTGCACGCGATCTCGGTGCGCCTCGAGGACGCGGTCGGCAACCTCTCGGCGCCGCAGACGCGGAACGTCTACCTGATCCACGAGGACGGCTTCGACCGCGCCCAGCTCGGCCTGGAGAACTACTTCGCGTACGAGAGCACGCCGACGGGCGCCGGCACCGCCGCGCACGTCAACGCCGCCAACGGCAACCTCGTCTGGCACTCGACGCCGATCGTCAACCCCGGTCGGGGCCTGTCGAGCGTGGTCAACCTGACCTACAACTCGCTCGACCGTGGCGGGTACGTCAACTCGCTGATCCGCGACGGCGGCACCGCGGTCGTGGGGCAGACGACCAACCAGAGCCGTTGGCTCGGTGGGCTGGCCTACGGCGAGGTCGGCGTCGGGTTCTCGCTGGGCATCTCCGGCCTGACGCGCCTGAACGAGCCGCTGCGCCGGATCTCCGGCGGGAGCCTGGACGAGCCGCAGCTGATCATGCTCACCGACGTCGACGGCACCGTGCACACCTTCAGCCGCGACGGCACGACGTCCCGCTACAACCCCCCGGCCGGCGTCGAGCTGGCGTTCCGCCTGCACTCGACGAGCGACCCCGCCCGCCGGTACGCGGCCACCCGCCCGGACGGCGTGACGTTCTACTTCGACACCGACGGCTACCAGACGTTCATCACGGATCGCAACGGCAACTCGATCCGCTTCGACTACGAGAAGTACTCCAAGGTCACGGGCAACGTCTCGGACTGCAACGGCAGCCCGTCCGCGAACCTGCTGTGCAGCAAGCGCGTGATCCGCGTGGTGGACGCGTACGGCGTCCAGCACGGCGGCGCCGAGGTCGACAAGCGCTCGATCAAGATCACCTACAAGTCCGGCCCGGTGCTCCCGATCGGCTCCCTCACGCCCGACGCCGTCGCGCTCACCGGCTCGGTCGGCGGGCGCCCGGACAAGATCGCGCGGATCGTCGACCACGCCGGCCGCGTGACCGACTTCGGCTACGACGGCAACGGCTACCTGACGACGCTCACCCAGGGCGAGGTGCTCAACCCGGGCGGCCCGTCGAACACCGACCACGTCCGCACCACCACCTTCACCTACGCGGGCAGCGGCGTGAACCGCCAGCTGGCGAGCGTGGTCGACCCCCGCGGCCACGACACGACGTTCAACTACGAGACCGCGGCCGCCCCGGGCCCGACCGGCGTCAAGAGCTTCGGCCAGCGCGCGCTCGGCGCGACCAACCGCCGCGACAACGCGACCACGTTCGCCTATGGCACCAACACCTTCACCGCGACCGCACCGGGCGCGGTGGACACCACGTACCTGACCGACTCGGTCGGCCGCGTCCAGGAGATCACGGACGAGCTGGGCACGCTCACCGAGCTCGACTGGTCCAACGACAACTACATGACGCGGTACAAGACCGCGGCCAACTTCTCCGCCCAGGCGGCTGAGACGGAGATCACCTACACCCGCCTCGGCGACCCGCTGACGATCACCGACCCGCTGGACCGCGTCACGACGCTCTCCTACCGCTTCGGCACGGAGGCGGGACCGACGAACGGCGGCCTCGACGACGGCACCCAGTACGTCACCGACCTCACGTCGATGCGCCGCCCGGCTCGCGGGAACATCGCGCTCTTCCCGGCGCCGACCGTGACGTTCGGCCTCGACAACGCCGGCAACGTCACCAGCCGCACCTACGCCGGCCTGGCCCCGGCCGAGACCAACTACGGCAGCTACGGCCTCGTCAACTGGGAAGAGGACGAGCACGACAACCGCACGAGCTACTCGAGCCACGACGCCAACGGCGATCCGACCGTCGTCGTCGATGCGCGCCAGAACGCGGGCGAGAGCGGCTACGACGGCACCTGGCGCTACAGCTACGACCCGGTGGGCAACCTCCTGGCGGTCACCGACCCGCGCGGCGGGACGTCGGCCACGCCGGGGGAGCCCTACACCACCTCCTTCGTCTATGACCCGTTCGACCGCGTCGTCGAGTCGTGGACGCCGAAGTGCACCGGTCCTCTCGCAACACCGCAGAACCCAGGAGGCTGCCAGTCCGAGCAGTGGATCCAGCGCTTGACGGAGTACGACCCCAACGGCAATCCCACGCAGAGCACGGACGGAGAAGACGAGCAGACCGACCGGGAGTTCTCGGCGATGGACGCCGTGACGGTCGAGCTGGCGCCGGCCGTCAACCACTACGGCGAGCAGGACCCGGCGCGCGAGAAGACGACGTACGACTACGACGCGCGAGAGAACATCACGCTGGTGACGTCGCCTGAGGGCAACCAGTCCGAGGGGGTCGCCGGCGACCACGCCACCGCCTACGAGTACGACCTCATCGACCGCCTCGTGGTCGAGCAGCGCCAGGAGCGCGGTAGCGCGACGAGCAACCTGATCACGTCGTACGCCTACGACCGGCGGGACAACGTCATCGGCGTGAGCGATCCGCTGTTGAACAAGAGCGGCGACCCGAAGGCGAACGCCGCGACGAGCAGCAAGCAGCGCTGGGCGTACGCCTACGACCTCGCCGACAACCGCGTCGACGCGACGGAGAACCCTGACGGCAGCGGCGGTGTCCCCGCGCTGCGTACGCACACGACGTACGACGCGAACGACAACGTCCAGACGATGGTGTCCCCGCGCGGGATGACGGTCAGTGGCCCGAACGCCAGCGCGGCGCTCTTCACGACGAGCTATGTGCACGACGTCCACGACGACGTGATCTCGATGACCCGCGGCGGCCAGCGGACGACCGCGTACGCCCGCCGTGACGACGGTCAGATCACGGCCATAACGTCGCCGCGAGGCGTGGCCAGCACGACTGTCGTCGGGGATTTCCAGACCCAGTACACCTACGACGCCAACGGCGATGTCGCCAGCGTCACCCTGCCGCGCGCACCGGGGCAGGTCCCCAGCCGGGCCGCGAAGATCAAGTACGGCCGCAACGCCGTCGGCGATCCCGTCGACGTCAAGGACCCGCGCGGCAACGACGAGGGCGGTGCGCCCGCTCCGCCTGAGCACTACTTCTCCAACCGGTTCTACGACACGGGCGAGCTCCGCTGGACGGACCGGCCGTCCTGGTGGACGGTGGAGCTCGGGGCGGCGATGGAGGTGCGCGAGCGCACCCCGGACGAGTGGATCCTGTTCGACGGCAGCCAGCCGGCGCTCCCGACGGGGCCGGGCGACTTCGGCAAGGTGACCGGGATGCCGCTCCCGGAGTTGCTGCCGAGGTCCGGCGGCACGGACGTCCGCTACGACGAGGAAATGCGGCTCGAGAGCGTGGTCGACGTCGCGGGCAAGGTGGTCGACCTCCAACGTGACGCGCTCGGACGCGTCAAGGCCGTCGAATACCCGTACAAGGCTGACAACGCGCAGACGCCGGCGAACGACCCGGTCCGCATCACGAACCGGCTCGGCTACGACCGCAACGGAAACCTCGTGATGACCGAGGACGGCGAGGAGCACCGGACGGTCACGCAGTTCGACCAGTTCGACCGCTGGATTCAGCGCACAGCGCCCGGCGCGGCGCCCGACGGCGGAGCGCCCACGGGCTCGGGCCCCAGCACGTTCGAGGACGAGGTGACCGAGGCCACCTGGGACGAGAACGGCAACCAGACCACGTACGAGAACGCTCGGCACAAGACCACTTCGAGGACCTACGACCCGGTCGACCGCCTCCAGAGCGCGACCGATCCCCTGGGCCACGTCACCACCTACGGCTACGACGCGGACGGCAACGAGACGTGCGTGCGGACGCCACGGGGCAACACCTCCATCTCGCGCGATTGCGCGGCCGGCGACTTCGCGACGACGTCCGCATACAACGAGTTCGACGAGCTCGCGACGGTCACCCAGCAGGCCGACTACACGGGCGAGAGCGATCAGGTCATCACCACCACCTACGCGTACGACCTGGATGGCAACCAGATCACGGTGACCGCGCCGGGGGCCCGTCGCGGACCCGACGGCGACATCCGCGCGCAGATCACCGAACGTCGCTTCGACGGCGCCGGCCGGCCGTGGATCACGATCCAGGGCACCAAGTCGACGGTCGGCGAGTCGTTCGACGATCGCAGCGTCACGATCACCGAGTACGACCTGGCCGGAAACCTCCGCCGCGTCGTCAACCCGAAGGGCGCGCCGGACCCGGACGACATCGACCTCAACAACCCGGCGGTCGCGCTCGCCCAGCTGACGACCGACAACGGGGCGGAGATCCCGCCGACCGGCAACAACCCGCCCGGCACGTCCGCGAACTACCACGCCACGATCTTCAGCGTCGACGAGGACAACCTCCTCATCCGGACGTGGCTCCCGGTCGGTGGCCGTGACAGCGATGACGGCGAGCGCTGGCGCCAGCTGTTCAAGCGTGACGAGCGCGGTCGCGTCGAGTACATCGACGCCCCGTACAAGGACTCCACCGCCAAGCGGGCCCGCACCGGCTACTTCTACTACGACAACGGCTGGATCCGGGAGTCCAGCGACGAGCACGTCGTCAACCCCGCCGACACCACGTCCGTCAAGGACGGCGCGTTCACGTACGAGTACGACAAACGCGGCAGCCAGACCAGGTGGGACGCGTCCGGCCCGCGCAGCGTCGAACGCGCCTACTACCCGAACGGCCTGCTGCTGCGGCGCGTGGCTACGGGCGACGACACGGGTCCGCGGCGGTACAGCTACGGCTACAACGCGAACCGCGACGTCGTCCGCATCCGCGACACCAACGCCCATCGCGAGACCCACACGACCTACGACGACGCCGATCGGCGCCTCGAGGTCAACCAGATCGACGATTCCGCCGGAGACGACTGGGAGGTCGACAAGGACACCAAGTACAGCTACGACGACGACGGCAACATCCTCACGCGCCGTACCGACGGCAACATCTCAGGCAGCAGCTACTCCGGTGGCAAGCTCGCCACCTTCGAGTACGACTCGCTCGGCCGCGAGCGCAAAGTCACGATCGACACCGACGGGCAGGCCGACCGCATCACCCGCACGACGTGGTGGGCGTCCGGCCGCAAGGCGAACGTGATCCGTCAGAACGGCGAGGTCTGCCAGCGCACGTACTTCGACACGCAGGGCCGGGTCACCGCTCGCGGGCGCACCACGAACGCCGACGAGCGCGGCTGCGAGCACGTCGAGACGCGCTACCGGCACTACGAGTACGACACCAACGGCAACCGCATCGACGAGTACCGCTGGAACACCGGCAACACCACCAAGGAGCACTACAACCGCCACGAGTACAACTCGCGGGACCAGCTCGTGTGGTGGAAGCGGGGTGTGGACGCCCGCCCGGTCGACGGCGAGAACCTCGAGAACTCGACCGTCAAGTACAAGCTCAACGGCGCGGGAGCCATCCTCGAGCAGCTCGACGAGCGCGAGGACGACCACACGATCGAGACCAAGTTCGACGTCACGGCGTTCCGGATGACGTCGGCGACGGTCGAGGACTCCAAGACCAACCCCGACGATCCCGAGACGCGGTACGTCAAGTACGACGCCGCCGGCAACATGGGGTGCCTCGGCACGACCGACGACAGCGCGCCGAACGACGTCAGCACGTGCCCCGGCGGCGATCGCTACAAGTACGACGGCTTCAGCCGCCTGTCGTCCACGGATACGCCGGGGACGGACAAGCAGTACCGCTACGACGGCCTCGACCGCCGTGAGCAGGAATGCTCGCTGAGCGGTTCCGCCTGCGCCGCCGGCACTCAGCTGGACTACAGCTTCGTCGGCCTGGGCGAAGAGCTGTCCTGGACGCGCGAGCCGGGCGCGAGCTCCGGCAAGGTCCAGAGCTTCGACTACGACTCCGACTTCGGCCGGATCGGGCAAGCGACCGACAGCAACACCGACCACAGCTACCACAGCTACTTCACCGACCCGGCGAACGGCACGGTGATCGGCCTCGAGGACACGACGGGCGCGATCGGCACGAACGACCGCTACGACCTCGACCCGTACGGCAAGCAGGAGAACAAGGACACGCCGAGCGCGGAGGCGGGGGAGAACCCCTTCCGCTTCCAGAGCCATTACTTCGACTCGGGCCTGCAGGCCTACGACATGCAGGCGCGCTCGTACCTGCCCAACATCGGGCGCTTCCTGACCGCGGATCGCTTCGAGGATGCGCTCGGGGACTTCGCCCTGCAGTCGGACCCGTTGACGCAGGAGCGCTACGCGTTCGGCGCCGGCAACCCGGTCAATCGCGTCGAGTTCGACGGTCACGGCCCCGGGAGCGAGGGCGGCGCACAGCCGATCATCCAGTCCAAGGACGGCACCACCCAGCGCAAGCGCGAGGGCTGGTCGGAGACGCCCGAGCAGCAAGCGGCGCGTCACGACACGTTCAACGGACAGAGCGCGGCCGACGCGTACAACAAGAACCAGGCCAACGCGGGAGCGCAAGCCGCGGGCGGCGCCGCTGCGGCAGCCCAGCCGAAGGCCACCCCGCAACCTGAGGCCAACTGCGACCACGGCATCGGCTGCCGCGGGCCGATCATCTACTCCCGTGAGCGCCAGCGCGAGCTTGCCGAGGGCCGCAAGGCCTTCATCGAAGGCGTGAAGTTCGTCGTCGGCGACAACCCGGTCGAGATCGCCAGCAACTTCGCCGGTGGGCCGCTCGGCCGCGTCGTCGGCAAAGTCGGCGGGAAGGTCGTCATGAAGTACGGCGACGACGTCTGGGATGCAGGGAGCAAGGCCTTCAGCAAGAGCGACGAGGCCGTCGACGCCAACCGGGCCCGCAAGCGGTCGGACCAGGTCTCGGACTGCGCCATGTCGTTCGGAGCCGCCACGCCGGTCCTCATGGCCGACGGCACGCTTCGGGCGATCTCGGAGGTGCAGGTCGGAGACTGGGTCACTGCTACGGACCCGGTCACGGGTCAGCAAAGCCCGCGCCAGGTGCTCGCTGTGTGGCGTCACGACGACACCCTGGTCAACCTCACGATCGGCGGCGAAGCGCTCGTGACGACGGAGGACCACCCCTTCTGGAACCAGTCCGACCTCGAGTGGCAGGACGCGGCGGATCTGGTCTCCGGGGACTCGGCGCTGACCGCCGACGGCGGAACCGTCGCCGTGGGCGGCCTCGATCCGGCGTCGCTGCGCCAGGGGCGCGCCTACAACCTCACGGTCGAAGGCGTCCACACGTACCACGTGGGAACCGCCTCGGTGCTGGTCCACAACGCCAACCAGTGCCGCGTGGTGCCCAACTTCAACGAAGGCATCTACGTCGTCACCAAGGCTGGGGGACCGAACAAGGGCAAGCAGTACGTCGGGCAGTCTGGAAACATCAGCCGGCGCATGCGCCAGCACGTCCGCGCGGGCAAGTTCACGCAGGCCGAAGCCAACGCCGCGGCACGGATCCCGGTTCCCGGCGGCAAGACCAAGCGCGAAGTCGCGGAGCAGAAGCTGATCGATACGCTTGGCGGCTTGAAGGGCGGCAACCTGTTGAACAAGGTCAATCCCGTCGGCGACAAGCGCATCGGGAGCCTGATGCCTCCGGGGTACACCCGGTGA